From a region of the Ficedula albicollis isolate OC2 chromosome 1A, FicAlb1.5, whole genome shotgun sequence genome:
- the LRMP gene encoding lymphoid-restricted membrane protein isoform X1 — MDSSLAEIDRGEPTPAATPIPSSDHLTSAPEALASSVESTAPAPGCLVMEEGSSKGLHERGEDVPAAVATETNGEKDPAAPGSGPSQVKKESCLVVEEHKPVFENVLKQDLEVEQEKKNNKEWGEEAPAVVPSRKGSSPPAGGIKGDKTKQNEPDSPNEKEVEAEFLRLSLGFKCDLFTLDKRVKLEERSRDLAEENLKKEITNAVKMLEALVPLCEEDNQAQEIIKKLQKSLQFLSQYAARVASRAEMLGAINQERRVSKAVEVMIQHVENLKRMYAKEHAELEELKQLLLQNERSFSSLGDRDESMNKKLPSPFNFKPSSTLRRVSIATVPRSVGNAGIGVPLAQFHETDGDERSDRFSRRSSSWGRLGVKQNEKRPSLQRFLSTYSWAEYEEEHFETKNEQLESPAEVQEQPTRKESVSEKGKCPSKWTLESTCSLMAAWASHFKASFCHANKTLWVSVSMLVLLAALTSFLTGLSLQRPADAAPVGTGDSWTSLQQLLWPYTGLQHHGPPPV; from the exons ATGGACTCTTCACTTGCCGAG aTTGACCGTGGGGAGCCGACACCAGCAGCCACTCCGATCCCATCCAG TGATCACTTAACATCAGCCCCAGAAGCTCTTGCATCCTCAGTGGaaagcacagcaccagcaccgG GCTGCCTTGTTATGGAGGAAGGATCATCCAAGGGCTTGCATGAGAGAGGGGAAGATGTGCCAGCCGCTGTGGCAACAGAGACAAACGGCGAGAAGGACCCAGCTGCTCCCGGGTCAG GGCCAAGTCAGGTCAAGAAGGAATCCTGCCTGGTGGTGGAAGAACACAAACCTGTGTTTGAGAATGTTTTGAAGCAAGACCTG GAGgtggagcaggaaaagaaaaataataaggaaTGGGGCGAGGAAGCACCAGCTGTGGTTCCCAGCAGGAAAG GGAGTTCACCCCCTGCAGGTGGCATTAAAGGAgataaaaccaagcaaaacgAGCC CGACTCCCCAAATGAGAAAGAAGTGGAG GCTGAATTTCTGAGGCTGTCTTTAGGTTTTAAGTGTGACTTGTTTACCTTGGACAAAAGAGTGAAGCTTGAAGAGAGGTCCCGAGACTTGGcagaagaaaacttgaaaaaggAGATCACAAATGCTGTGAAGATGTTAGAG GCACTAGTTCCTTTGTGTGAAGAGGATAACCAAGCGCAAGAGATCATtaagaagctgcagaaaagccTGCAGTTCCTCAGCCAATATGCAGCTCGAGTcgccagcagagcagagatgttGGGAGCTATTAATCAG gAGAGGCGGGTGAGCAAGGCTGTGGAGGTGATGATCCAGCACGTGGAGAACCTGAAGCGCATGTACGCCAAAGAACACGCCGAGCTGGAGGAGCtcaagcagctcctgctccagaacGAGAGGTCCTTCAGCTCCCTTGGAGACAGAG ATGAATCTATGAATAAGAAGCTACCAAGTCCTTTTAACTTTAAG CCCTCGTCAACCCTGCGGAGAGTTAGCATTGCCACAGTGCCCAGGAGTGTTGGGAATGCAGGGATTGGGGTGCCACTG GCCCAGTTCCATGAAACTGATGGGGATGAACGGAGTGACAGATTCAGCAGGAGATCAAGCAGCTG GGGCAGGCTAGGGGTGAAGCAGAACGAGAAGCGTCCTTCGCTGCAGAGGTTCCTCAGCACCTATTCCTGGGCAGAGTACGAAGAGGAGCATTTTGAAACCAA AAATGAGCAGTTGGAGTCACCCGCTGAAGTACAGGAACAACCAACTAGGAAGGAAAGTGtctctgagaaaggaaaatgcccATCCAAGTGGACCCTGGAGTCAAC gtgcaGTTTGATGGCAGCATGGGCATCCCACTTCAAGGCTTCCTTCTGCCACGCCAACAAAACCCTCTGGGTGTCGGTGTccatgctggtgctgctggctgctctcaccAGCTTCCTgacggggctgtccctgcagaggcCAGCAGATGCAGCCCCTGTGGGCACTGGGGACTCCTggacatccctgcagcagctgctgtggccctACACAGGACTGCAGCACCACGGCCCTCCCCCGGTATAA
- the LRMP gene encoding lymphoid-restricted membrane protein isoform X2, which yields MDSSLAEIDRGEPTPAATPIPSSDHLTSAPEALASSVESTAPAPGCLVMEEGSSKGLHERGEDVPAAVATETNGEKDPAAPGSGPSQVKKESCLVVEEHKPVFENVLKQDLEVEQEKKNNKEWGEEAPAVVPSRKGSSPPAGGIKGDKTKQNEPDSPNEKEVEAEFLRLSLGFKCDLFTLDKRVKLEERSRDLAEENLKKEITNAVKMLEALVPLCEEDNQAQEIIKKLQKSLQFLSQYAARVASRAEMLGAINQERRVSKAVEVMIQHVENLKRMYAKEHAELEELKQLLLQNERSFSSLGDRDESMNKKLPSPFNFKPSSTLRRVSIATVPRSVGNAGIGVPLAQFHETDGDERSDRFSRRSSSWGRLGVKQNEKRPSLQRFLSTYSWAEYEEEHFETKNEQLESPAEVQEQPTRKESVSEKGKCPSKWTLESTLMAAWASHFKASFCHANKTLWVSVSMLVLLAALTSFLTGLSLQRPADAAPVGTGDSWTSLQQLLWPYTGLQHHGPPPV from the exons ATGGACTCTTCACTTGCCGAG aTTGACCGTGGGGAGCCGACACCAGCAGCCACTCCGATCCCATCCAG TGATCACTTAACATCAGCCCCAGAAGCTCTTGCATCCTCAGTGGaaagcacagcaccagcaccgG GCTGCCTTGTTATGGAGGAAGGATCATCCAAGGGCTTGCATGAGAGAGGGGAAGATGTGCCAGCCGCTGTGGCAACAGAGACAAACGGCGAGAAGGACCCAGCTGCTCCCGGGTCAG GGCCAAGTCAGGTCAAGAAGGAATCCTGCCTGGTGGTGGAAGAACACAAACCTGTGTTTGAGAATGTTTTGAAGCAAGACCTG GAGgtggagcaggaaaagaaaaataataaggaaTGGGGCGAGGAAGCACCAGCTGTGGTTCCCAGCAGGAAAG GGAGTTCACCCCCTGCAGGTGGCATTAAAGGAgataaaaccaagcaaaacgAGCC CGACTCCCCAAATGAGAAAGAAGTGGAG GCTGAATTTCTGAGGCTGTCTTTAGGTTTTAAGTGTGACTTGTTTACCTTGGACAAAAGAGTGAAGCTTGAAGAGAGGTCCCGAGACTTGGcagaagaaaacttgaaaaaggAGATCACAAATGCTGTGAAGATGTTAGAG GCACTAGTTCCTTTGTGTGAAGAGGATAACCAAGCGCAAGAGATCATtaagaagctgcagaaaagccTGCAGTTCCTCAGCCAATATGCAGCTCGAGTcgccagcagagcagagatgttGGGAGCTATTAATCAG gAGAGGCGGGTGAGCAAGGCTGTGGAGGTGATGATCCAGCACGTGGAGAACCTGAAGCGCATGTACGCCAAAGAACACGCCGAGCTGGAGGAGCtcaagcagctcctgctccagaacGAGAGGTCCTTCAGCTCCCTTGGAGACAGAG ATGAATCTATGAATAAGAAGCTACCAAGTCCTTTTAACTTTAAG CCCTCGTCAACCCTGCGGAGAGTTAGCATTGCCACAGTGCCCAGGAGTGTTGGGAATGCAGGGATTGGGGTGCCACTG GCCCAGTTCCATGAAACTGATGGGGATGAACGGAGTGACAGATTCAGCAGGAGATCAAGCAGCTG GGGCAGGCTAGGGGTGAAGCAGAACGAGAAGCGTCCTTCGCTGCAGAGGTTCCTCAGCACCTATTCCTGGGCAGAGTACGAAGAGGAGCATTTTGAAACCAA AAATGAGCAGTTGGAGTCACCCGCTGAAGTACAGGAACAACCAACTAGGAAGGAAAGTGtctctgagaaaggaaaatgcccATCCAAGTGGACCCTGGAGTCAAC TTTGATGGCAGCATGGGCATCCCACTTCAAGGCTTCCTTCTGCCACGCCAACAAAACCCTCTGGGTGTCGGTGTccatgctggtgctgctggctgctctcaccAGCTTCCTgacggggctgtccctgcagaggcCAGCAGATGCAGCCCCTGTGGGCACTGGGGACTCCTggacatccctgcagcagctgctgtggccctACACAGGACTGCAGCACCACGGCCCTCCCCCGGTATAA